From Microcystis aeruginosa NIES-2549, a single genomic window includes:
- a CDS encoding FKBP-type peptidyl-prolyl cis-trans isomerase, translated as MKSMREILLSFAIIAVCGLFLIVASLFGGGEKTNAIAAEIDPPAITQTINKEIISMDLDQAVTTDSGLKYIDIVEGTGETPQKGQKVTVHYTGTLTDGKKFDSSKDRNQPFTFTIGVGQVIKGWDEGVASMKVGGQRTLIIPPELGYGARGAGGVIPPNATLLFDVELLGVK; from the coding sequence ATGAAATCAATGCGCGAAATCTTGCTCAGTTTTGCTATTATTGCGGTTTGTGGCTTATTTTTAATCGTTGCTTCCCTCTTTGGTGGAGGGGAAAAAACCAATGCGATCGCCGCAGAAATCGATCCACCCGCTATCACTCAAACTATTAATAAGGAAATCATCTCCATGGATTTAGATCAAGCAGTTACCACCGATTCGGGACTAAAATACATCGATATCGTGGAAGGAACTGGAGAAACTCCCCAAAAAGGTCAAAAAGTGACTGTTCACTACACGGGAACCCTCACAGACGGCAAAAAATTCGATAGTTCCAAGGATCGCAATCAACCTTTTACCTTTACCATTGGAGTGGGTCAAGTGATCAAAGGATGGGATGAAGGAGTCGCATCGATGAAAGTCGGTGGACAGCGTACCTTAATTATCCCCCCAGAATTGGGTTATGGTGCGCGGGGTGCCGGTGGGGTAATTCCTCCCAACGCGACTTTACTTTTCGATGTGGAATTGTTGGGAGTTAAATAG
- a CDS encoding phasin family protein, translating to MDNSDWIKQLLLMGIGTTSMVAEKIKEVSDELVKDGKINSDQAKNFVDDLMTQMKSEQGNFENNLERYIRQILRDLGVPRQSEMDELRGRIDRLERQVRDLENKLWR from the coding sequence ATGGATAATAGCGACTGGATTAAACAATTGCTGCTGATGGGTATTGGCACTACTTCCATGGTGGCAGAAAAGATCAAAGAAGTGAGCGATGAATTAGTAAAAGACGGTAAAATCAATTCCGATCAGGCTAAAAACTTTGTCGATGATCTGATGACACAGATGAAGTCCGAACAGGGAAACTTCGAGAATAACTTAGAACGCTATATTCGCCAGATCTTGCGGGATTTAGGGGTTCCCCGACAATCGGAAATGGACGAACTGCGAGGAAGGATTGATAGATTAGAACGGCAGGTGAGAGACTTAGAGAATAAACTCTGGCGTTAG
- a CDS encoding phosphodiester glycosidase family protein codes for MQLNYLTLSSICLTVTSLIIIGSPAISLADHRSPITLAARDLSNQQQGKKIILNGRSLPVSWRQWTTANSTRIAMSDTGSRQLFGMDFLSTNDPKKQPINWFNLQTLSANLINSDRWLDVTDILLKMGATTTINGDSLTINFPAPQIQDIQLENYGAVQRIIIQLDRPTFWQVSQAKNEAVITLEGNAQQSLVSRFQPQTISNSNQNNDEDDLGNSNNNLATQITSLENNGVISRLKINLPTAYGLQISSVANPPRIIIDSRPDAMDEKRIVWQPGLIWNQKYIQLDKDWFPVTWLEIDPRNPQITIKPITANSTSMRGTNPLITINSESNAVAMINGGFFNRNNQLPLGAIRVDGKWLSGPILNRGAIAWDNRGKIRIDRLSLEETLITATGQRFPLTQLNSAFLTAGCSRYTRDWGSNYHPLTERETGLVVQGDRVTEKLNNLLPQDSIEVPENGYLVICRKTDINLNIGETVNLDSVTLPRDFANYPQILGAGPLLLQNGRIVLDGNAEKFSPAFQNQQASRSAIAVSREGKILLVAIHNRVGGRGATLGELARILLLMAATDGLNLDGGSSTGITLGGYLLDRSAVTAAKVHNGIGIFLSPSP; via the coding sequence ATGCAGTTAAATTACCTGACTTTATCATCTATCTGTTTAACGGTAACTTCCTTGATAATTATCGGCAGTCCAGCTATATCTTTAGCCGATCATAGATCACCAATAACTTTAGCTGCTAGGGATTTATCAAACCAGCAACAGGGAAAAAAAATTATTCTTAATGGTCGTTCTTTGCCCGTTTCTTGGCGACAGTGGACAACAGCAAATAGTACCAGAATCGCCATGAGTGACACGGGATCAAGACAATTATTTGGCATGGATTTTCTTAGCACAAATGATCCAAAAAAGCAACCGATAAACTGGTTTAATTTACAAACTTTATCAGCTAATTTGATCAATTCCGATCGCTGGCTGGATGTTACGGATATTTTACTAAAAATGGGGGCAACAACCACTATTAATGGCGATAGTTTAACTATTAACTTTCCTGCTCCCCAGATTCAAGATATTCAGCTAGAAAATTATGGAGCAGTACAAAGGATTATTATTCAACTTGATCGCCCGACCTTTTGGCAAGTTAGTCAGGCAAAAAATGAAGCTGTGATTACCCTAGAAGGAAATGCCCAGCAATCGCTCGTCTCTAGGTTTCAACCCCAAACTATCAGCAACAGTAATCAAAATAACGATGAAGATGATCTAGGCAACTCCAATAATAACTTAGCCACTCAGATCACTTCCTTAGAAAATAATGGAGTGATCAGTCGTTTAAAAATTAACCTTCCCACTGCCTACGGATTACAGATCAGCAGTGTGGCTAATCCTCCCCGAATTATCATTGATTCTCGTCCCGATGCTATGGATGAAAAGCGCATTGTTTGGCAACCAGGGTTAATCTGGAATCAAAAATATATCCAGTTAGACAAAGATTGGTTTCCCGTGACTTGGTTAGAAATCGATCCTAGAAATCCTCAGATAACTATTAAACCAATTACCGCTAATTCCACCTCAATGCGCGGCACTAATCCCCTGATCACGATTAATAGCGAAAGTAACGCAGTAGCGATGATTAATGGCGGCTTTTTTAATCGTAATAATCAGTTACCTTTGGGAGCAATTCGTGTGGATGGCAAATGGTTATCCGGACCAATTTTAAACCGAGGAGCGATCGCATGGGATAATCGTGGTAAAATCAGGATCGATCGCCTCAGTTTAGAGGAAACTCTCATTACTGCCACCGGACAACGTTTTCCCCTAACCCAGTTAAATAGTGCCTTCCTAACAGCCGGCTGCAGTCGTTATACTCGCGATTGGGGAAGTAATTATCATCCCCTCACCGAGCGGGAAACTGGGTTAGTCGTCCAAGGCGATCGCGTGACGGAGAAATTAAATAATCTTTTGCCACAGGATAGTATAGAAGTACCAGAAAATGGCTATTTAGTCATCTGCCGAAAGACAGATATTAATTTAAATATTGGTGAGACAGTCAACCTCGATAGCGTCACCCTACCGAGGGATTTTGCCAATTATCCTCAGATTTTAGGTGCTGGCCCCCTATTATTGCAGAATGGGCGCATAGTTTTAGATGGAAATGCCGAAAAATTTAGTCCGGCATTCCAAAATCAACAAGCTTCCCGCAGTGCGATCGCAGTTAGCCGAGAAGGAAAAATTCTGCTAGTTGCTATCCATAATCGCGTCGGGGGAAGGGGGGCAACTTTAGGCGAATTAGCTCGAATTTTGCTGTTAATGGCGGCAACAGACGGTTTAAACCTAGATGGGGGGAGTTCCACTGGAATAACCTTAGGGGGTTATCTGCTCGATCGCTCTGCCGTTACCGCCGCAAAAGTCCATAATGGAATAGGGATATTTTTATCCCCGTCTCCTTGA
- a CDS encoding bifunctional pantoate--beta-alanine ligase/(d)CMP kinase, giving the protein MQIFTTIPGLRTFLADYRHDHSIALVPTMGALHKGHASLIRRAVTEAEVTVVSIFVNPLQFGPTEDFSRYPRSLDSDRQLCESLGVAAIFAPSAETLGIGNSEEITAVVPPISLTSGLCSAFRPGHFQGVATIVTRLFNIIAPTIAYFGEKDAQQLAIIRQLVRDLNLAIEIRACATVRETSGLAVSSRNQYLSATEREKATIIAQSLQLALESFRLGERQREKLLAIVQKNLDRVPEFRPQYLDLVHPQSLQPIEQIETGGLLAIAGSIGQTRLIDNIILRQRRAVIAIDGPAGAGKSTVTRLVAEKLGLTYLDTGAMYRAVTWLVVNSGLDLSAEAAIAELLSLAKIEIIPADSPENVTIVKINGQDVTLEIRSPAITSQVSRIAAQKAVRQQLVTLQRQMGMSGGIVVEGRDIGTNVFPEAELKIFLTATPEERARRRLKDLEAQGNGGISLAELTQEIEKRDYLDSNRSLAPLRKATDAIEVNTDHLTITEVTEKIIALYHLNSGDLGG; this is encoded by the coding sequence GTGCAAATATTCACAACAATCCCCGGTTTACGCACTTTTTTGGCTGATTATCGCCATGATCATAGTATTGCCCTCGTGCCAACCATGGGCGCTCTCCATAAAGGTCATGCTAGTCTAATTCGACGCGCAGTGACGGAAGCGGAGGTAACGGTGGTCAGTATTTTTGTTAATCCTCTACAATTTGGCCCCACAGAGGATTTTTCTCGCTATCCCCGCAGCCTTGACAGCGATCGCCAATTGTGTGAATCTTTGGGAGTTGCTGCTATTTTTGCTCCCAGTGCGGAAACTTTAGGAATTGGTAATTCTGAGGAGATAACCGCAGTTGTTCCCCCGATTTCTCTGACTAGCGGGTTATGTAGTGCTTTTCGTCCGGGGCATTTTCAGGGAGTAGCCACAATTGTCACGCGGTTGTTTAATATAATTGCACCGACGATCGCCTATTTTGGCGAAAAGGATGCCCAACAGTTAGCGATTATCCGGCAATTAGTCAGGGATTTAAATTTAGCGATCGAGATTCGCGCTTGTGCTACAGTGCGAGAAACATCGGGATTAGCAGTTAGTTCTCGCAATCAGTATCTATCGGCCACAGAAAGGGAAAAAGCGACAATTATCGCCCAAAGTTTGCAATTAGCTCTCGAAAGTTTTCGTTTAGGGGAAAGACAAAGGGAAAAACTACTGGCTATTGTGCAAAAAAATCTCGACAGAGTGCCAGAATTTCGCCCTCAGTATCTGGATTTAGTCCATCCCCAGAGTTTACAACCGATCGAGCAGATCGAGACAGGTGGCTTGTTAGCGATCGCTGGATCGATCGGTCAAACCCGTTTAATTGATAATATTATCTTGCGTCAACGTCGGGCAGTTATCGCTATTGATGGACCTGCTGGAGCGGGAAAATCGACGGTAACGCGCTTAGTAGCGGAAAAATTGGGGTTAACCTATCTCGATACCGGTGCGATGTATCGTGCGGTGACATGGTTGGTGGTGAATTCCGGTCTGGATTTGTCCGCAGAAGCGGCCATCGCCGAGTTATTATCTTTAGCGAAGATAGAAATAATTCCGGCCGATAGTCCCGAAAATGTGACTATAGTGAAGATTAACGGGCAGGATGTGACTTTAGAGATTCGCTCTCCCGCAATTACCTCGCAAGTGTCCAGAATTGCCGCTCAAAAAGCGGTGCGACAGCAGTTAGTCACCCTGCAAAGACAGATGGGAATGTCGGGGGGAATAGTTGTGGAAGGTCGAGATATTGGTACTAATGTTTTCCCAGAAGCGGAATTAAAGATTTTCTTGACAGCGACACCCGAAGAAAGAGCCAGAAGGAGATTAAAAGACTTAGAAGCGCAGGGAAATGGAGGTATTAGTCTCGCAGAATTAACCCAAGAGATTGAAAAAAGGGATTATTTGGATAGTAATCGCTCCCTAGCACCCCTGCGAAAAGCCACAGATGCGATCGAAGTTAATACCGATCATCTCACTATTACAGAAGTCACGGAAAAAATCATTGCTCTTTATCATCTTAACTCAGGTGATTTAGGGGGATAA
- a CDS encoding HAD family hydrolase, with product MLKAVLFDFNGVIINDEPIHQELINEILLGENLLPLGSEFAELCLGRSDRVCLRNVLTRRGRQVTEEYLTKLINKKASLYRERLGKLEKLPIYEEIYSFLKRVKARDLQIGLVTGAIRSEVESILQQTGLGDYFSVIVTGDEISTSKPQPDGYLLAVERFNRWNFNLQLQPWECLVIEDTFAGCEAAKRAGMQVVGIAHTYPFHFMQRVSNWAIDNFSQLDLDRVEATFSQIGDTRERSGFLGNL from the coding sequence ATGTTAAAGGCTGTTCTGTTCGATTTTAATGGGGTGATCATCAATGATGAACCAATCCATCAAGAGTTAATCAATGAAATCTTGCTCGGGGAAAATTTGCTGCCCCTAGGGTCGGAATTTGCGGAGTTATGTCTGGGAAGAAGCGATCGCGTCTGTTTGCGTAATGTTCTCACCCGTCGCGGTCGTCAAGTGACCGAGGAGTATCTGACCAAGTTAATTAACAAAAAAGCGAGTTTATACCGAGAAAGATTAGGAAAATTAGAGAAACTTCCTATTTATGAAGAGATATACTCTTTTTTAAAACGGGTTAAGGCCAGGGATTTACAAATCGGTTTGGTGACGGGAGCAATACGATCGGAAGTGGAATCAATCTTGCAACAGACGGGCCTTGGGGATTACTTTAGTGTCATTGTCACCGGTGATGAGATCAGCACCAGTAAACCTCAACCGGATGGTTATTTACTGGCCGTAGAAAGATTCAATCGTTGGAATTTTAATCTACAGTTGCAACCCTGGGAATGTCTGGTGATTGAAGATACTTTTGCCGGTTGCGAAGCGGCAAAAAGAGCCGGAATGCAGGTGGTGGGAATCGCTCATACCTATCCCTTCCATTTTATGCAGAGAGTGTCCAACTGGGCGATCGATAATTTCTCCCAACTAGACCTCGATCGCGTGGAAGCAACTTTTAGCCAAATCGGGGATACAAGGGAGCGATCGGGATTTTTAGGCAATTTATAA
- a CDS encoding GNAT family N-acetyltransferase, with translation MAVERVEGGEAAMKGFHYSLEYPILRTGSAGRDSCPAILPTQGYGSAIIRRASENDIRPLYKLYKIVARSNPGNLTQEEGEITLDYVCGVLKEGLQCGLVLVIEEGGEMVGCLKAFTSRFKCLAHVLTNATMIVHPEWQGKGYGGRLIDAYLREIEANMPHILRFELLPHRSNTRAIEFYKKHGFRWESMAFQKIRKPQGNFDSEVTLVWFNPNFSEEGLKRYHAFLSSPIL, from the coding sequence ATGGCAGTAGAGAGGGTCGAAGGGGGAGAAGCGGCCATGAAAGGTTTTCACTATTCTTTGGAGTATCCGATCCTTAGAACAGGCTCGGCTGGAAGGGATAGTTGTCCAGCGATTCTACCGACGCAGGGATACGGTTCGGCTATTATCCGAAGGGCAAGCGAGAACGATATTCGCCCGCTCTACAAACTCTACAAAATCGTCGCTCGCTCGAACCCTGGCAATTTAACCCAGGAAGAAGGCGAAATTACACTCGACTATGTGTGCGGGGTGTTAAAGGAAGGATTACAGTGCGGGCTGGTTCTAGTTATCGAAGAGGGGGGGGAAATGGTCGGCTGCTTGAAAGCTTTCACTTCACGATTTAAGTGTCTGGCTCACGTCCTCACTAATGCGACGATGATAGTTCATCCCGAATGGCAGGGGAAAGGATACGGCGGTCGATTGATCGATGCTTATCTGAGAGAAATTGAAGCTAATATGCCTCATATCCTCCGATTTGAACTTTTGCCCCATCGGAGTAATACAAGGGCGATCGAGTTTTACAAAAAGCATGGTTTCAGATGGGAAAGTATGGCTTTCCAAAAGATTAGAAAACCGCAAGGAAATTTCGACTCCGAAGTTACACTGGTCTGGTTCAACCCGAATTTTTCCGAGGAGGGGTTGAAAAGATACCATGCTTTTTTAAGTTCTCCTATCCTGTGA
- a CDS encoding sigma factor-like helix-turn-helix DNA-binding protein, whose translation MDKNEDFQHLEEMIANLQVKQKQILKGMLDYPIQIDSAMGILSDPSRQLATTHNNITRIHKILKELEKQGLVSFHDPQYSLTELGREIVGHLSNKSPTPKWDAQRKEKLQKTYDFLELHRQGLSYQQIGDKYGISRERVRQILASNPEFEAYRQKQK comes from the coding sequence ATGGATAAAAATGAAGACTTTCAACATTTAGAAGAGATGATCGCCAATCTCCAAGTAAAACAGAAACAGATTCTGAAAGGGATGTTAGATTATCCGATTCAAATCGATTCGGCAATGGGGATACTTTCCGATCCATCTCGGCAATTGGCAACAACTCATAATAATATAACCAGAATACATAAAATACTGAAAGAATTGGAAAAACAAGGATTGGTTAGTTTCCACGATCCTCAATATTCTTTGACCGAGTTGGGAAGGGAAATAGTAGGACACCTTAGCAATAAGAGTCCAACCCCAAAATGGGATGCACAGAGAAAGGAAAAACTGCAAAAAACCTACGATTTTTTAGAACTCCATAGACAAGGATTGAGCTATCAGCAAATAGGGGATAAATACGGCATAAGTCGGGAGCGCGTCCGTCAAATTCTTGCCAGTAACCCCGAATTTGAAGCTTATCGGCAAAAACAAAAGTAA
- a CDS encoding SGNH/GDSL hydrolase family protein: MRFIFEGEPMKYFLTKSLIATAGITFFTLLSPFKTLGATFDSFQVFGDSLSDPGNLYQLTGNLYPTSPPYANGRFSNGPLWIEYLQEDFGLPNSAVLNLAYGGATSGRQNVAELLFTGDFPGLLDEIDSFAANPFLSTFDARDLFVVWAGANDYLFGFTTDPDAVVDNIIAAVETLISPAVGAKTVIVPNLPDLGKLPSQAGIPGMTNLALEHNQKLAAALQALQNAPSTAATLIPLDIYSLFENTYNDPSRYGLTNVTDACLNINTGQSCSNPSEYLFWDGFHPTTVTHRAIAGLASTTLTSVPEPDATGAIIIVAFVGLGVKVAQVTMKRKPNRASDPAFRVKAAEGRSKSLFR, encoded by the coding sequence ATGCGTTTCATTTTTGAAGGCGAACCGATGAAATATTTCTTAACAAAATCACTAATCGCCACGGCGGGAATTACCTTCTTTACTCTCCTTTCTCCTTTCAAGACCCTAGGGGCAACCTTCGATAGTTTTCAGGTATTCGGCGATAGCCTATCGGATCCAGGAAATTTATATCAACTAACGGGCAATCTTTACCCGACTAGCCCCCCCTACGCAAATGGGCGCTTTTCTAACGGTCCGCTCTGGATCGAGTATTTACAGGAGGATTTCGGACTGCCGAATAGCGCGGTGCTGAATCTTGCCTACGGCGGGGCCACCAGCGGTCGTCAGAACGTGGCCGAACTCTTGTTCACGGGGGATTTTCCCGGATTACTCGACGAGATCGACTCGTTCGCCGCGAACCCGTTCCTATCAACTTTCGACGCTCGCGATCTCTTCGTCGTGTGGGCCGGGGCTAACGACTATCTTTTCGGCTTCACTACCGACCCCGATGCCGTAGTCGATAACATTATCGCCGCGGTTGAAACCCTGATCTCGCCTGCGGTCGGTGCGAAAACGGTGATCGTTCCGAATCTACCGGATCTCGGGAAATTACCCAGTCAGGCGGGAATACCGGGGATGACGAATCTAGCCCTAGAGCATAATCAGAAATTAGCCGCCGCACTTCAAGCCCTCCAAAACGCTCCCTCGACTGCGGCCACTCTGATCCCGCTTGATATCTACTCTCTCTTCGAGAACACCTACAACGATCCGTCTCGCTACGGTTTAACCAACGTCACGGACGCTTGTTTGAATATCAATACCGGGCAGAGCTGCTCGAATCCCTCCGAGTATCTTTTCTGGGACGGTTTCCATCCCACGACCGTAACCCATCGAGCGATCGCCGGTCTCGCCTCGACAACTCTCACCAGCGTTCCCGAACCGGACGCGACAGGTGCGATCATTATCGTCGCTTTTGTCGGTTTAGGTGTTAAAGTGGCGCAGGTAACGATGAAGAGAAAACCGAACCGGGCCAGCGATCCCGCCTTTCGGGTAAAAGCGGCTGAAGGGAGGAGTAAATCTTTATTCAGGTAG